In Pirellulales bacterium, the DNA window TGATGAAGAAAGGGGCAAGTGCCCGGGCAATCGCCGCCCGTTTCATGGCGCCAGCGCAAGGCGATTGAATCCGTTGCCAGCCATGGAACTTCTTCATTCGCGTGATGAGGCTTTCCAGAGCTTCAGAGAATGGCAGGTAGCTGTTTGCCATCGGTCGTCCCTATACAGCAGTCCGGTTCTACGCCGCAGCCGTTTCGCGGTAGCCCTTGCGGGTTTTCTCGGCGACCAGCTTTTCGGCATGGTCGTGGGCTGCGGCCGTATCCGCGAAATGCTTTTCTTGCTGTTGGCCGTTGGTGCCCAGCCGGCCGTAGCGCAC includes these proteins:
- a CDS encoding WGR domain-containing protein, whose product is MTRRFEFVGGNSAKFWEIEINNTSVIVRYGRLGTNGQQQEKHFADTAAAHDHAEKLVAEKTRKGYRETAAA